Proteins encoded together in one Quercus lobata isolate SW786 chromosome 3, ValleyOak3.0 Primary Assembly, whole genome shotgun sequence window:
- the LOC115982112 gene encoding cyclin-dependent protein kinase inhibitor SMR6-like, whose protein sequence is MGFSEQALQQAEAEDKSWVIAGIPLRAPLKPIYTKPVENEWEESEECLKTPTGEESRIPKPLKCPPPPKRKRVAPITKCNYRGDQVSKVYYFDPSELESLFIRRDS, encoded by the coding sequence ATGGGGTTTTCAGAGCAAGCACTGCAACAAGCTGAAGCAGAAGATAAAAGCTGGGTTATTGCTGGAATTCCATTACGGGCTCCATTGAAGCCCATATATACGAAACCAGTGGAGAATGAATGGGAGGAAAGTGAGGAGTGTTTGAAGACTCCAACTGGGGAAGAATCAAGAATTCCAAAGCCTTTGAAGTGCCCACCTCCTccgaagaggaagagagttgctCCCATTACCAAGTGTAATTATCGTGGTGATCAAGTTAGCAAGGTGTACTACTTTGATCCTTCAGAGTTAGAATCTCTGTTTATTCGGAGGGATAGCTAG